One region of Seriola aureovittata isolate HTS-2021-v1 ecotype China chromosome 15, ASM2101889v1, whole genome shotgun sequence genomic DNA includes:
- the plac8l1 gene encoding PLAC8-like protein 1, with the protein MEQTTVTHQPGLSLNEASASAVQEEEVKGFTAGSEDRSNNVPAATDPVLTQPGLGITTTTITTITQTGGGWSTGLFDICGDKTTCILGALVPCCLDLSLAHQYGECLCMPLLPGSTFALRVGIRERYKIRGSACEDWTTVYCCYPLAVCQMIREMKRRMKTQTYHVSTALECS; encoded by the exons ATGGAGCAGACGACAGTCACACACCA aCCAGGACTGTCACTCAACGAAGCCTCAGCATCAGCAGTTcaagaagaggaagtgaagggCTTCACCGCAGGAAGTGAAGACAGGTCAAACAACGTCCCTGCAGCAACAGATCCAGTACTCACCCAGCCTGGGCTCGGCATCACCACGacaaccatcaccaccatcacgCAGACAGGAGGAGGCTGGAGCACTGGCCTGTTTGACATCTGTGGAGACAAGACTACAT GTATTCTCGGGGCTCTGGTGCCGTGCTGTTTAGACCTGAGTTTAGCTCACCAGTACGGTGAGTGTCTGTGCATGCCTCTCTTACCAGGATCCACTTTTGCCCTACGAGTCGGGATCAGAGAGCGGTACAAGATACGG GGAAGTGCGTGTGAGGACTGGACCACAGTGTATTGCTGTTACCCTCTGGCAGTATGTCAGATGATAAGAGAGATGAAGCGGCGGATGAAGACTCAGACGTATCATGTGTCCACTGCCCTCGAGTGCTCCTGA